A genomic region of Miscanthus floridulus cultivar M001 chromosome 3, ASM1932011v1, whole genome shotgun sequence contains the following coding sequences:
- the LOC136541733 gene encoding uncharacterized protein isoform X7 produces MVETLKNWRKRWLSCGDTENLFRDNPGNQMQGVMQLKATKSGMPMKVAQRIDVSKFMSYIKVSRTQLNHIKRLKQSGDGIQTKHVSRVIGGLDKSHVKPYGALLEDEQRRLHEHWLKMSCNDLPASFEVLRARKVRMEKSRKLLGLELEQKNVSVLRKADQLTDKMKGLGQPGASENDGTPVFQNDQVECSPQSLLQGGHDQSTLQDQDDEQSVYHIHCMNVEDHDLMVVRGIDITSQSEQNSDAPDQNRNGVSCVDKGIYCCANNPDKQSEVLMDIKLCKDGLLVDNPDCKNMQLEDLDGVSYKGPSVHAYEQDQDLENIGHAVVNHNCHHSQNISSETSHPKMTTVIGQDETENVMIPSCSSSQLPKSSAEQMHVQDFLDLNDQAAKVEKVRWQLAGPLQSHYRPLENITYNGSGDVQIKQPYLSSGQHNSSVYLNNVILSQQQPQLATSAFPVDNPASVIEPFSNLQSNGQLGTAKDIGAVSYPFRHANSMKQSTGLHCLVNKRLAQSAPFPRLLQEQHQLIDQSDNGLYAQLHEDYYTDVSFPTKVNLPISEQHSYAAFDSMDHRYNWFPQGSQSHNNNDNLLGLQSGNCLPQALPSGSSTDGTLFSAISQYKQPSVHMGHGESSHSQLIEPRNQCGPPQNFLSRSQDTNPTFPDMYGFTQNMASGTSSQVAPVGSLDSSHWTNFIQQNPGMPSDFTNRPFRGPWTR; encoded by the exons ATGGTTGAAACCTTGAAGAATTGGAGGAAGAGATGGCTAAGTTGTGGTGATACAGAGAATTTGTTCAG GGATAACCCTGGTAATCAGATGCAAGGAGTTATGCAGCTGAAAGCTACTAAGAGTGGAATGCCCATGAAGGTTGCACAAAGAATTGATGTTTCAAAGTTTATGTCATACATCAAG GTCAGTAGAACACAGCTCAACCATATAAAGAGACTGAAGCAATCTGGGGATGGTATTCAGACCAAGCATGTTTCACGTGTAATTGGTGGCCTTGATAAATCCCATGTAAAACCATATGGAGCTTTATTAGAGGATGAACAGAGGAGACTGCACGAGCATTG GTTGAAAATGTCTTGCAATGATTTACCTGCTTCCTTTGAGGTTCTTAGGGCAAGGAAGGTGCGGATGGAGAAATCAAGAAAGTTATTAGGCCTTGAGCTTGAACAGAAGAATGTATCTGTCTTGAGAAAG GCAGACCAGTTAACAGACAAAATGAAAGGGCTAGGACAACCTGGTGCTAGTGAAAATGACGGTACCCCAGTTTTTCAAAATGACCAGGTAGAATGCTCACCTCAAAGTTTATTGCAAGGTGGGCATGATCAGAGCACTCTTCAAGATCAGGATGATGAGCAGTCTGTTTACCATATTCACTGTATGAATGTGGAAGATCATGATCTCATGGTTGTCAGGGGTATAGACATAACTAGTCAGAGTGAGCAAAACTCTGATGCGCCAGATCAAAATCGTAATGGTGTCAGCTGCGTAGATAAAGGCATTTACTGCTGTGCCAACAACCCTGATAAGCAGAGTGAAGTTCTCATGGACATCAAATTGTGTAAAGATGGACTGCTTGTTGACAATCCTGACTGCAAAAATATGCAACTAGAAGATCTTGATGGAGTTTCTTACAAAGGTCCATCAGTTCATGCTTATGAGCAAGATCAGGACCTGGAAAACATTGGCCATGCTGTTGTGAACCACAATTGTCACCATAGTCAAAATATTTCTTCAGAAACGAGTCATCCAAAGATGACCACTGTAATTGGCCAAGATGAGACTGAGAACGTTATGATACCATCGTGCAGTTCTTCACAACTACCTAAATCCTCTGCAGAACAAATGCATGTGCAAGACTTTCTGGATCTAAATGACCAAGCAGCAAAAGTTGAGAAAGTCAGATGGCAGTTGGCAGGCCCTCTTCAGTCCCATTATCGCCCTCTAGAGAATATAACGTATAATGGCTCAGGTGACGTGCAGATTAAACAGCCTTATCTCTCTTCAGGACAACATAATTCTTCAGTTTACTTGAATAATGTTATTTTAAGTCAGCAGCAACCTCAACTTGCCACATCTGCTTTTCCAGTGGACAATCCAGCATCAGTTATTGAACCTTTCTCAAATCTGCAGAGCAATGGTCAGCTCGGGACAGCAAAGGACATTGGAGCAGTCTCCTATCCCTTTCGGCATGCAAATAGCATGAAACAGTCAACTGGTTTGCATTGTTTGGTGAATAAACGTTTGGCTCAATCTGCTCCATTTCCCAGGTTGTTGCAGGAGCAGCATCAGTTAATCGATCAGAGTGACAATGGCCTCTATGCACAACTTCACGAGGATTACTACACGGATGTGAGTTTTCCAACTAAAGTAAACCTTCCAATCTCTGAACAACATTCTTATGCTGCTTTTGATTCGATGGATCATAGGTATAACTGGTTCCCCCAGGGCAGCCAGTCACATAATAATAATGATAATCTGTTGGGGTTGCAGTCGGGTAACTGCTTACCCCAGGCCTTACCTAGTGGAAGCAGCACCGATGGAACTCTGTTCAGCGCCATATCCCAGTACAAGCAGCCATCAGTACACATGGGACATggtgagtcaagccacagccaacTCATTGAGCCAAGGAATCAATGTGGTCCACCTCAGAATTTTCTTTCCAGGAGTCAAGACACAAACCCTACTTTTCCGGATATGTATGGCTTCACCCAGAATATGGCCAGTGGCACAAGCAGTCAGGTAGCACCTGTAGGGTCTCTGGATAGCTCACATTGGACAAACTTCATACAACAAAATCCTGGAATGCCGTCTGACTTTACAAACAGGCCATTCCGAGGGCCCTGGACCAGATAA
- the LOC136541733 gene encoding uncharacterized protein isoform X4 encodes MTCIMSASKQNKRQTNCTNSEQCRPGKKTKLDSSHCLVSLKPHIGLKWDQYLRKVVPEKEQVGILWSDMAPFMESQKHCSGLADVTYVPPETFSLKSLRGVLSYEVWSTSLTEAERKFLIQFLPSEPDAEENVYSLLTGKNHHFENPFLSWSSSLCYGDIHPDALLNKEKHIKKDEKAYHVNLLNYHSNMVETLKNWRKRWLSCGDTENLFRDNPGNQMQGVMQLKATKSGMPMKVAQRIDVSKFMSYIKVSRTQLNHIKRLKQSGDGIQTKHVSRVIGGLDKSHVKPYGALLEDEQRRLHEHWLKMSCNDLPASFEVLRARKVRMEKSRKLLGLELEQKNVSVLRKVECSPQSLLQGGHDQSTLQDQDDEQSVYHIHCMNVEDHDLMVVRGIDITSQSEQNSDAPDQNRNGVSCVDKGIYCCANNPDKQSEVLMDIKLCKDGLLVDNPDCKNMQLEDLDGVSYKGPSVHAYEQDQDLENIGHAVVNHNCHHSQNISSETSHPKMTTVIGQDETENVMIPSCSSSQLPKSSAEQMHVQDFLDLNDQAAKVEKVRWQLAGPLQSHYRPLENITYNGSGDVQIKQPYLSSGQHNSSVYLNNVILSQQQPQLATSAFPVDNPASVIEPFSNLQSNGQLGTAKDIGAVSYPFRHANSMKQSTGLHCLVNKRLAQSAPFPRLLQEQHQLIDQSDNGLYAQLHEDYYTDVSFPTKVNLPISEQHSYAAFDSMDHRYNWFPQGSQSHNNNDNLLGLQSGNCLPQALPSGSSTDGTLFSAISQYKQPSVHMGHGESSHSQLIEPRNQCGPPQNFLSRSQDTNPTFPDMYGFTQNMASGTSSQVAPVGSLDSSHWTNFIQQNPGMPSDFTNRPFRGPWTR; translated from the exons ATGACCTGTATAATGTCAGCAAGCAAGCAAAATAAACGACAGACAAATTGTACCAACTCAGAGCAGTGCAGGCCGGGGAAGAAAACAAAATTGGACTCATCTCATTGTCTAGTGAGTTTGAAGCCTCATATCGGTCTTAAATGGGACCAATATTTGAGGAAAGTTGTGCCAGAGAAGGAACAAGTTGGAATTTTGTGGTCAGACATGGCCCCTTTCATGGAAAGCCAGAAACATTGCTCAGGCCTTGCTGATGTTACATATGTTCCTCCAGAGACTTTCTCTCTTAAGAGCCTGAGAGGTGTGCTATCCTATGAG GTATGGTCTACATCTCTTACAGAAGCCGAGAGAAAATTTCTCATACAATTTCTTCCAAGCGAGCCTGATGCAGAAGAAAATGTATATTCGTTGCTTacaggaaaaaatcatcactttGAAAATCCTTTCCTCAGCTG GTCATCTTCTCTTTGCTATGGTGATATTCATCCTGATGCACTACTTAACAAGGAGAAGCACATAAAAAAGGATGAGAAGGCATATCATGTTAACTTGCTTAACTACCATTCCAA CATGGTTGAAACCTTGAAGAATTGGAGGAAGAGATGGCTAAGTTGTGGTGATACAGAGAATTTGTTCAG GGATAACCCTGGTAATCAGATGCAAGGAGTTATGCAGCTGAAAGCTACTAAGAGTGGAATGCCCATGAAGGTTGCACAAAGAATTGATGTTTCAAAGTTTATGTCATACATCAAG GTCAGTAGAACACAGCTCAACCATATAAAGAGACTGAAGCAATCTGGGGATGGTATTCAGACCAAGCATGTTTCACGTGTAATTGGTGGCCTTGATAAATCCCATGTAAAACCATATGGAGCTTTATTAGAGGATGAACAGAGGAGACTGCACGAGCATTG GTTGAAAATGTCTTGCAATGATTTACCTGCTTCCTTTGAGGTTCTTAGGGCAAGGAAGGTGCGGATGGAGAAATCAAGAAAGTTATTAGGCCTTGAGCTTGAACAGAAGAATGTATCTGTCTTGAGAAAG GTAGAATGCTCACCTCAAAGTTTATTGCAAGGTGGGCATGATCAGAGCACTCTTCAAGATCAGGATGATGAGCAGTCTGTTTACCATATTCACTGTATGAATGTGGAAGATCATGATCTCATGGTTGTCAGGGGTATAGACATAACTAGTCAGAGTGAGCAAAACTCTGATGCGCCAGATCAAAATCGTAATGGTGTCAGCTGCGTAGATAAAGGCATTTACTGCTGTGCCAACAACCCTGATAAGCAGAGTGAAGTTCTCATGGACATCAAATTGTGTAAAGATGGACTGCTTGTTGACAATCCTGACTGCAAAAATATGCAACTAGAAGATCTTGATGGAGTTTCTTACAAAGGTCCATCAGTTCATGCTTATGAGCAAGATCAGGACCTGGAAAACATTGGCCATGCTGTTGTGAACCACAATTGTCACCATAGTCAAAATATTTCTTCAGAAACGAGTCATCCAAAGATGACCACTGTAATTGGCCAAGATGAGACTGAGAACGTTATGATACCATCGTGCAGTTCTTCACAACTACCTAAATCCTCTGCAGAACAAATGCATGTGCAAGACTTTCTGGATCTAAATGACCAAGCAGCAAAAGTTGAGAAAGTCAGATGGCAGTTGGCAGGCCCTCTTCAGTCCCATTATCGCCCTCTAGAGAATATAACGTATAATGGCTCAGGTGACGTGCAGATTAAACAGCCTTATCTCTCTTCAGGACAACATAATTCTTCAGTTTACTTGAATAATGTTATTTTAAGTCAGCAGCAACCTCAACTTGCCACATCTGCTTTTCCAGTGGACAATCCAGCATCAGTTATTGAACCTTTCTCAAATCTGCAGAGCAATGGTCAGCTCGGGACAGCAAAGGACATTGGAGCAGTCTCCTATCCCTTTCGGCATGCAAATAGCATGAAACAGTCAACTGGTTTGCATTGTTTGGTGAATAAACGTTTGGCTCAATCTGCTCCATTTCCCAGGTTGTTGCAGGAGCAGCATCAGTTAATCGATCAGAGTGACAATGGCCTCTATGCACAACTTCACGAGGATTACTACACGGATGTGAGTTTTCCAACTAAAGTAAACCTTCCAATCTCTGAACAACATTCTTATGCTGCTTTTGATTCGATGGATCATAGGTATAACTGGTTCCCCCAGGGCAGCCAGTCACATAATAATAATGATAATCTGTTGGGGTTGCAGTCGGGTAACTGCTTACCCCAGGCCTTACCTAGTGGAAGCAGCACCGATGGAACTCTGTTCAGCGCCATATCCCAGTACAAGCAGCCATCAGTACACATGGGACATggtgagtcaagccacagccaacTCATTGAGCCAAGGAATCAATGTGGTCCACCTCAGAATTTTCTTTCCAGGAGTCAAGACACAAACCCTACTTTTCCGGATATGTATGGCTTCACCCAGAATATGGCCAGTGGCACAAGCAGTCAGGTAGCACCTGTAGGGTCTCTGGATAGCTCACATTGGACAAACTTCATACAACAAAATCCTGGAATGCCGTCTGACTTTACAAACAGGCCATTCCGAGGGCCCTGGACCAGATAA
- the LOC136541733 gene encoding uncharacterized protein isoform X6: protein MTCIMSASKQNKRQTNCTNSEQCRPGKKTKLDSSHCLVSLKPHIGLKWDQYLRKVVPEKEQVGILWSDMAPFMESQKHCSGLADVTYVPPETFSLKSLRGVLSYEVWSTSLTEAERKFLIQFLPSEPDAEENVYSLLTGKNHHFENPFLSWSSSLCYGDIHPDALLNKEKHIKKDEKAYHVNLLNYHSNMVETLKNWRKRWLSCGDTENLFRDNPGNQMQGVMQLKATKSGMPMKVAQRIDVSKFMSYIKVSRTQLNHIKRLKQSGDGIQTKHVSRVIGGLDKSHVKPYGALLEDEQRRLHEHWLKMSCNDLPASFEVLRARKVRMEKSRKLLGLELEQKNVSVLRKADQLTDKMKGLGQPGASENDGTPVFQNDQVECSPQSLLQGGHDQSTLQDQDDEQSVYHIHCMNVEDHDLMVVRGIDITSQSEQNSDAPDQNRNGVSCVDKGIYCCANNPDKQSEVLMDIKLCKDGLLVDNPDCKNMQLEDLDGVSYKGPSVHAYEQDQDLENIGHAVVNHNCHHSQNISSETSHPKMTTVIGQDETENVMIPSCSSSQLPKSSAEQMHVQDFLDLNDQAAKVEKVRWQLAGPLQSHYRPLENITYNGSGDVQIKQPYLSSGQHNSSVYLNNVILSQQQPQLATSAFPVDNPASVIEPFSNLQSNGQLGTAKDIGAVSYPFRHANSMKQSTGLHCLVNKRLAQSAPFPRLLQEQHQLIDQSDNGLYAQLHEDYYTDV, encoded by the exons ATGACCTGTATAATGTCAGCAAGCAAGCAAAATAAACGACAGACAAATTGTACCAACTCAGAGCAGTGCAGGCCGGGGAAGAAAACAAAATTGGACTCATCTCATTGTCTAGTGAGTTTGAAGCCTCATATCGGTCTTAAATGGGACCAATATTTGAGGAAAGTTGTGCCAGAGAAGGAACAAGTTGGAATTTTGTGGTCAGACATGGCCCCTTTCATGGAAAGCCAGAAACATTGCTCAGGCCTTGCTGATGTTACATATGTTCCTCCAGAGACTTTCTCTCTTAAGAGCCTGAGAGGTGTGCTATCCTATGAG GTATGGTCTACATCTCTTACAGAAGCCGAGAGAAAATTTCTCATACAATTTCTTCCAAGCGAGCCTGATGCAGAAGAAAATGTATATTCGTTGCTTacaggaaaaaatcatcactttGAAAATCCTTTCCTCAGCTG GTCATCTTCTCTTTGCTATGGTGATATTCATCCTGATGCACTACTTAACAAGGAGAAGCACATAAAAAAGGATGAGAAGGCATATCATGTTAACTTGCTTAACTACCATTCCAA CATGGTTGAAACCTTGAAGAATTGGAGGAAGAGATGGCTAAGTTGTGGTGATACAGAGAATTTGTTCAG GGATAACCCTGGTAATCAGATGCAAGGAGTTATGCAGCTGAAAGCTACTAAGAGTGGAATGCCCATGAAGGTTGCACAAAGAATTGATGTTTCAAAGTTTATGTCATACATCAAG GTCAGTAGAACACAGCTCAACCATATAAAGAGACTGAAGCAATCTGGGGATGGTATTCAGACCAAGCATGTTTCACGTGTAATTGGTGGCCTTGATAAATCCCATGTAAAACCATATGGAGCTTTATTAGAGGATGAACAGAGGAGACTGCACGAGCATTG GTTGAAAATGTCTTGCAATGATTTACCTGCTTCCTTTGAGGTTCTTAGGGCAAGGAAGGTGCGGATGGAGAAATCAAGAAAGTTATTAGGCCTTGAGCTTGAACAGAAGAATGTATCTGTCTTGAGAAAG GCAGACCAGTTAACAGACAAAATGAAAGGGCTAGGACAACCTGGTGCTAGTGAAAATGACGGTACCCCAGTTTTTCAAAATGACCAGGTAGAATGCTCACCTCAAAGTTTATTGCAAGGTGGGCATGATCAGAGCACTCTTCAAGATCAGGATGATGAGCAGTCTGTTTACCATATTCACTGTATGAATGTGGAAGATCATGATCTCATGGTTGTCAGGGGTATAGACATAACTAGTCAGAGTGAGCAAAACTCTGATGCGCCAGATCAAAATCGTAATGGTGTCAGCTGCGTAGATAAAGGCATTTACTGCTGTGCCAACAACCCTGATAAGCAGAGTGAAGTTCTCATGGACATCAAATTGTGTAAAGATGGACTGCTTGTTGACAATCCTGACTGCAAAAATATGCAACTAGAAGATCTTGATGGAGTTTCTTACAAAGGTCCATCAGTTCATGCTTATGAGCAAGATCAGGACCTGGAAAACATTGGCCATGCTGTTGTGAACCACAATTGTCACCATAGTCAAAATATTTCTTCAGAAACGAGTCATCCAAAGATGACCACTGTAATTGGCCAAGATGAGACTGAGAACGTTATGATACCATCGTGCAGTTCTTCACAACTACCTAAATCCTCTGCAGAACAAATGCATGTGCAAGACTTTCTGGATCTAAATGACCAAGCAGCAAAAGTTGAGAAAGTCAGATGGCAGTTGGCAGGCCCTCTTCAGTCCCATTATCGCCCTCTAGAGAATATAACGTATAATGGCTCAGGTGACGTGCAGATTAAACAGCCTTATCTCTCTTCAGGACAACATAATTCTTCAGTTTACTTGAATAATGTTATTTTAAGTCAGCAGCAACCTCAACTTGCCACATCTGCTTTTCCAGTGGACAATCCAGCATCAGTTATTGAACCTTTCTCAAATCTGCAGAGCAATGGTCAGCTCGGGACAGCAAAGGACATTGGAGCAGTCTCCTATCCCTTTCGGCATGCAAATAGCATGAAACAGTCAACTGGTTTGCATTGTTTGGTGAATAAACGTTTGGCTCAATCTGCTCCATTTCCCAGGTTGTTGCAGGAGCAGCATCAGTTAATCGATCAGAGTGACAATGGCCTCTATGCACAACTTCACGAGGATTACTACACGGAT GTATAA